AAGCGGCTTTATGTCGCCTCTGGATTCAACTCGACTGGCATCCAATCCGCCGGCGGTGCTGGCAAGGTCCTCGCCGAATGGATCGTAGGCGGGCACGCACCGATGGATTTGTGGGATGTCGATATACGTCGCATGCAGCGCTTCCAAACCAACAAGCGCTACCTTGCCGAGCGAGTCTCCGAATCGCTTGGCCTCCTCTATGCGATGCATTGGCCCTATCGCCAATATGAGAGTGCGCGCGGCGCGCGCACCTCGGCACTTTACGAGCGACTTGCCGAGCGCGGTGCGTGCTTTGGCGAGACCGCGGGATGGGAGCGCGCCAACTGGTTCGCTTCTAACGGCATCGAGCCCCATTACGTCTACAGCTACGGACGGCAGAACTGGTTTTCCTGCGCCGCTGCCGAGCATCGCGCGGTGCGCGAGGCAGTGGCTCTCTTCGATCAAAGCTCGTTCTCGAAAATTCTCGTCAAAGGCAGAGACGCGGAGCGCGTGCTGCAGGGCGTCTGTGCAAACGATGTTGCCGTTCCGGTTGGGCGGATCGTCTATACCCAATGGCTCAACGCACGCGGCGGAATCGAGGCGGACCTCACTGTGACCCGACTTGCGGAAACCGAATTCATGGTCGTGACGAGCACCGTTTGCGGCGTGCGCGATCTCGACTGGCTCCAGCGTCACATCCCGGACGAGTCCCACGCCTTCGCGGTGGATGTCACCTCGGGTTATGCCATGCTGAGCGTGATGGGGCCGAGGAGCCGTGCGCTTCTCGAGAAGGTTTCCGGCGACGATCTCTCGAATGCGGCCTTTCCATTCGGCTCCTCGCGAGAAATCGAAATCGGCTATGCGAGGGTACGCGCCGCGCGTATTACCTATGTGGGCGAGCTCGGTTGGGAACTCTATGTTCCGACCGAGTTCGCACGCAACGTATTCGATGCAATCGTGAATGTGGGCGACGGATTCGGCCTCAAGCTCGCGGGCATGCATGCGATGGATTCGTGCCGGATGGAGAAGGCCTATCGAAGCTGGGGCCACGACATTGCCGATGAGGACACACCCCTTGAAGCCGGCCTCATGTTCGCGGTCAAGCTCGACAAGAACGTCGATTTCCTTGGGCGTGAGGCACTATTGCGTCAGCGGGAAAAGGGTATTGCCAAACGGCTGGTGCAATTCGCGCTCGACGACCCGGAGCCGCTTCTTTACCACAACGAGCCGATTTGGCGCGACGGCAGGATCGTCGGTCGAATCACTTCGGGCGCGTATGGTCATCATGTCGGGCGCTCGGTCGGCCTCGGGTACTTGCAAAATGATTCAGGCGTCGACGCATCCTACGTGAAAGAGGGGCGCTACGA
This region of Alphaproteobacteria bacterium genomic DNA includes:
- a CDS encoding FAD-dependent oxidoreductase, whose translation is MTKSLPSHVRVVIVGGGVVGCSIAYHLAKLGWSEVVLLERKKLTSGTTWHAAGLIGQLRATLNMTRLAQYTAGLYAGLEAETGMATGWKQRGSISLATTRERLEELLRGASMAKTFGLEIHEVGPADIKKRWPLLNVADVVGGVFLPKDGQTNPVDTTMALAKGATMRGAKIFEGTKVTSIKSSRGRASGVVTERGDIEAEHVVIATGLWSRWLGKSCGVNIPLQACEHFYIVTEDFPGLSADLPVLRDPDHCAYFKEDAGKLLCGAFEPNAKPWAVDGIPEDFEFGELQEDFDHFAPILESAMRRIPALEQVGIRKFFNGPESFTPDVRYMLGETPEMKRLYVASGFNSTGIQSAGGAGKVLAEWIVGGHAPMDLWDVDIRRMQRFQTNKRYLAERVSESLGLLYAMHWPYRQYESARGARTSALYERLAERGACFGETAGWERANWFASNGIEPHYVYSYGRQNWFSCAAAEHRAVREAVALFDQSSFSKILVKGRDAERVLQGVCANDVAVPVGRIVYTQWLNARGGIEADLTVTRLAETEFMVVTSTVCGVRDLDWLQRHIPDESHAFAVDVTSGYAMLSVMGPRSRALLEKVSGDDLSNAAFPFGSSREIEIGYARVRAARITYVGELGWELYVPTEFARNVFDAIVNVGDGFGLKLAGMHAMDSCRMEKAYRSWGHDIADEDTPLEAGLMFAVKLDKNVDFLGREALLRQREKGIAKRLVQFALDDPEPLLYHNEPIWRDGRIVGRITSGAYGHHVGRSVGLGYLQNDSGVDASYVKEGRYEIEVAGARHAARASLEPLYDPKGARIKS